A window of Benincasa hispida cultivar B227 chromosome 9, ASM972705v1, whole genome shotgun sequence genomic DNA:
ATGATTAAGTGATTTATACTTTTTTATCACGAGCCCCCACACATAAGTATTAAATATTTCTGGTCATAACCTAGAAAGTAATTAATTTTGCAACAAAAACAAGTGGAGTGAGTGTCATTGTCATTGATGAGGCCTCGTAACATTAGAATTAGCTCATAAATATTTAGGGAACATATAGCATACTGGTTAAGTCCATAACTAACGTGATTACATGAACATGTTCTCAACTAGGTAagacattttcaaaataaacgtAGCTCAACTAGCataaaaatttgttaaaaaaaactaagagaTCTGTAGTTTAAATctctataaaaataataaaagataatcCTCTACTACtatcaaaatataataagagtttgttaattatttatacTACCCCTCGGGATTTTAGTGAGTAAAATAATGATGCTCCTCTCTTACACTCCCTTTCCTCCTTTATGTTCGCACTCAACTAATTTAATACAATAACATTTTCAAACATTGGTATATTTTTTCACTCGTGCTCACACTCCTCTTTGCTTTCTTACTGGTACTCTTCTCACTTTCATATGTACTCGTCTCTCTAAATCTTAATTAATGATTTGTAAATAACCGTCCAACTAATTAACAAGCTCTTAGTGTATTCTAATATAACTTAACCTCGAGGTGGTACTTATAAGAAAACCCAAGATTGATTTTAAAGTAGATAAAACAAATAGATGACGTGTAATGTTTaaaagcaaacaaaacttaCAATTGACATCTTGGAAAAGTGGAGTCAAATTAATGGTCACTTCTTTCATAATTTATAGCGGTTGTTAGAAAAGGCTtcatcttcattcttcttcttcttcttcttcttcttccccacaGAGACTCGGGATGGATAAAGAGCAAGAAGATCTTCAATTTCTTGGCTTCTTCGGCATCTTCACTGAATCCTTCAAGATTGTTCTCTCATGGAGGAAGATCTTCAGCAAGATTACCCTCACCCTAATCTTGCCTCTTTCCATCGTCTTCCTTGCTCACATCCAGGTAACCGAGctcctcttcttcaagatcttgaaaaacgAAGATTCTCTCAACTCAATCCCCAAAAGTTCCCCCAAATACACCAACCTCTCCGATGTCATCACTTCCGAGTGGATCTCTTTCTGGCTCTTCAAAGCTGCCTATTTCACTTTCTTCCTCGTCCTCGCTCTCCTTTCCACCGCGGCCGTCGTTTACACCGTCGCCTGCGTTTACACTGGTAAGCAAATTACCTTCAGGAAGGTTTTTAGCGTCGTTCCTAAGGTTTGGAGAAGGCTAATAGTTACTTTCTTATGgaattttgttattgttttggTTTACAACATTGTTTTTGGGGTTTTGATTCTCCTTAGTGCTGCAATTTTCGGATTCGGTGGGGTTGGGATTCTCCTCTTTGCTGGGATTTCAGTGTCATATGTTCTAGGGTTTGTGTATATAAGCGTAGTGTGGCATTTGGCGAGTGTTGTATCGGTTTTGGAGGATGTCTATGGGATTCAGGCAATGTTGAAGAGTAAGGAACTGGTCAAGGGGAAGATGGTGCTTTCTTGTGGCGTTTTCTTGACTTTTACTGTGCTGTTTCTGGGGAGTCAGCTCGTTTTTCAGACTGCGGTTGTGCTTGGAAGTTCCAAGTACAATGGGCTAAGAATTGTTCTTGGAATTCTGTGTTTCTTGTTGCTGTTCAAAGTGTTTCTCTTTGGTCTTGTTGCTCAAACAATCATTTACTTTGTTTGCAAATCATAtcatcatcaaaatattgacaAGTCCTCATTGTCTGATCATCTGGAAGTGTATCTTGGGGATTATGTTCCATTGAAGGAACAGGATGTTCAATTAGGGGAATTATAAACTTGTTTGGTTTATCTGGAGATGGAGAATTTGAATCCAAATTTATGTGGA
This region includes:
- the LOC120084785 gene encoding uncharacterized protein LOC120084785; translated protein: MEEDLQQDYPHPNLASFHRLPCSHPGNRAPLLQDLEKRRFSQLNPQKFPQIHQPLRCHHFRVDLFLALQSCLFHFLPRPRSPFHRGRRLHRRLRLHCAAIFGFGGVGILLFAGISVSYVLGFVYISVVWHLASVVSVLEDVYGIQAMLKSKELVKGKMVLSCGVFLTFTVLFLGSQLVFQTAVVLGSSKYNGLRIVLGILCFLLLFKVFLFGLVAQTIIYFVCKSYHHQNIDKSSLSDHLEVYLGDYVPLKEQDVQLGEL